The Streptomyces luteogriseus genome includes a window with the following:
- the deoC gene encoding deoxyribose-phosphate aldolase — MPSSALTAAHPLKDVASSDSALRRFLHGLPGVDAVGLEGRAASLGTRSIKTTAKAYAIDLAISMVDLTTLEGADTPGKVRALGAKAVKPDPTDRTTPATAAVCVYPDMVAVAKEAVAGSGVKVASVATAFPAGRAALDVKLADVRDAIAAGADEIDMVIDRGAFLSGRYLKVYDEITAVREACGTSARLKVIFETGELSTYDNIRRASWLGMLAGADFIKTSTGKVAVNATPANTLLMLEAVRDFRAQTGIQVGVKPAGGIRTSKDAIKFLVLVNETAGEDWLDNHWFRFGASSLLNDLLMQRQKLATGRYSGPDYVTVD, encoded by the coding sequence ATGCCCAGTTCTGCACTCACCGCAGCTCACCCCCTCAAGGACGTCGCCTCGTCCGACAGCGCGCTGCGCCGCTTCCTCCACGGGCTCCCCGGCGTCGACGCGGTCGGACTCGAGGGCCGTGCGGCCTCCCTCGGCACCCGTTCGATCAAGACGACCGCGAAGGCGTACGCCATCGACCTCGCGATCTCGATGGTCGACCTGACGACGCTGGAAGGCGCGGACACCCCGGGCAAGGTCCGGGCGCTCGGCGCGAAGGCGGTCAAGCCCGATCCGACGGACCGTACGACGCCCGCCACGGCGGCGGTCTGCGTCTACCCCGACATGGTGGCCGTGGCCAAGGAAGCCGTCGCCGGCTCGGGCGTGAAGGTCGCCTCGGTGGCCACGGCGTTCCCGGCCGGCCGCGCCGCGCTCGACGTCAAGCTGGCCGATGTGCGCGACGCCATCGCCGCCGGCGCCGACGAGATCGACATGGTCATCGACCGCGGAGCGTTCCTGTCGGGCCGATACTTGAAGGTGTACGACGAGATCACCGCCGTGCGGGAGGCCTGCGGGACCTCCGCGCGTCTGAAGGTCATCTTCGAGACGGGCGAGCTCTCGACGTACGACAACATCCGCCGCGCGAGCTGGCTCGGGATGCTGGCGGGGGCGGACTTCATCAAGACCTCCACCGGCAAGGTGGCCGTCAACGCCACCCCGGCGAACACGCTGCTCATGCTGGAGGCGGTCCGCGACTTCCGTGCCCAGACCGGCATCCAGGTCGGCGTGAAGCCGGCGGGCGGCATCCGCACCTCCAAGGACGCCATCAAGTTCCTCGTGCTGGTCAACGAGACCGCGGGCGAGGACTGGCTGGACAACCACTGGTTCCGCTTCGGCGCCTCGTCGCTGCTGAACGACCTGCTGATGCAGCGCCAGAAGCTGGCCACCGGCCGCTACTCCGGCCCCGACTACGTGACGGTGGACTGA